The following are encoded together in the Brassica napus cultivar Da-Ae chromosome A9, Da-Ae, whole genome shotgun sequence genome:
- the LOC106364272 gene encoding alpha carbonic anhydrase 2-like, producing the protein MDKSSIQCFLFILLTIIVTMISCSNAQREVEDESEFSYMRNQENGPEKWGKLKPEWKMCGKGEMQSPIDLMHKRVRIVSHLGRLTRNYKPSNATLRNRGHDMMVRFEEGSSSIKINNVEYQLHQLHWHSPSEHTINGRRFALELHMVHESLNGSLAVVTVLYKIGRPDSFLNLLENKLSAMTDPNEEKNIGMIDPRGIKFGSRKYYRYIGSLTIPPCTQNVIWTVVKEVKTVARNQVKLLRVAVHDHSNTNARPVQPTNMRVVKFNRPKSC; encoded by the exons ATGGATAAATCATCAATCCAGTGCTTCTTATTCATACTTCTCACCATCATCGTCACCATGATTTCATGTTCGAATGCACAAAGAGAAGTTG AGGATGAAAGTGAATTTAGCTACATGCGGAATCAAGAGAACGGGCCAGAGAAATGGGGGAAACTGAAACCGGAATGGAAAATGTGCGGAAAAGGAGAGATGCAATCTCCAATTGATCTTATGCACAAAAGAGTTAGAATTGTTTCACATCTTGGAAGGCTTACTAGAAACTACAAACCTTCCAATGCAACTCTCAGAAATAGAGGCCATGACATGATG GTGAGATTTGAAGAAGGGTCAAGTAGTATTAAGATCAATAATGTTGAATATCAACTCCATCAGCTTCATTGGCATTCTCCTTCTGAGCATACGATCAATGGGAGAAG GTTTGCTCTGGAACTGCATATGGTTCACGAAAGCTTAAACGGAAGCTTGGCTGTAGTCACAGTACTTTACAAAATCGGAAGGCCAGACTCTTTTCTCAACTTG TTGGAAAATAAATTGTCGGCGATGACAGACCCCAATGAGGAAAAAAATATAGGAATGATTGATCCCAGGGGAATTAAGTTTGGGAGcagaaaatattatagatatattGGATCACTTACCATTCCTCCTTGTACCCAAAATGTTATTTGGACCGTCGTTAAAGAG GTAAAGACTGTGGCAAGAAACCAAGTGAAACTACTCCGAGTGGCTGTTCACgat CATTCAAATACAAATGCAAGGCCGGTTCAACCTACAAATATGCGCGTGGTCAAATTCAACAGACCAAAATCTTGCTGA
- the LOC106366538 gene encoding mitochondrial import inner membrane translocase subunit TIM9, with amino-acid sequence MDASMMAGLDGLAEEDKAKMASMIDQLQLRDSLRMYNSLVERCFVDCVDSFTRKTLQKQEETCVMRCAEKFLKHTMRVGQRFSELNQNAPTQD; translated from the exons ATGGACGCGAGCATGATGGCTGGACTCGATGGTCTTGCTGAAGAAGACAAAGCGAAAATGGCCTCCATGATCGATCAGCTTCAGCTACGTGATAG CTTGAGGATGTACAATTCGTTGGTGGAGAGGTGTTTCGTGGACTGTGTGGATTCATTTACGCGCAAGACTCTTCAGAAACAAGAGGAGACTTGTGTTATGCGGTGCGCTGAGAAGTTCCTCAAGCACACGATGCGTGTTGGTCAGCGGTTTTCTGAGCTCAATCAGAACGCACCAACTCAAGACTGA
- the LOC106366539 gene encoding uncharacterized protein LOC106366539 yields MSTTTNAAQSQSPQPSSEELASKALQKRYEGLMTVRTKAIKGKGAWYWTHLEPILLHNTDTNLPKAVKLRCSLCDAVFSASNPSRTASEHLKRGTCPNFNSLPKPISTISPPPPPPPPPPSSRKRNSSGGSSVEAPSPLNHLPPGSYHVTPLTVVDPARYCGRELHFPAAQGHLMLSGGKDDLGPLAMLENSVKKLKSPTQTQKLSRAQIDSALASLSDWVFESCGSVSLSGLEHPKLRAFLTQVGLPIVSRREFVAGRLDMKYEGSRAEAESRLGDAMFFQLASDGWKFESSGENLVSLMVNLPNGTSLYRRALFVNGAVPSNYAEEVMWETVRGICGNSPQRCVGIVSDRFMSKALRNLESQHQWMVNLSCQFQGFNSLIKDLIKELPLFKSVSQSCSKLVGFVNSTAQMRDLLCKYQLQEQGESRLLFFPLECSLYSLLEDVLNSARAIQLLTQDDACKVVLMEGHSAREVAEMVGDVGFWNEVEAVYSLLKLVKEMARRIEEERPLIGQCLPLWEELRSKIKDWYVKFNVAEENQVEKLVERRFKKCYHPAWAAAFILDPLYLIRDSSGKYLPPFKCLSPEQEKDVDKLIARLVSRDEAHIAMMELMKWRTEGLDPDYARAVQMKERDPVSGKMRIANPQSSRLVWETYLSEFRSLGRVAVRLIFLHATSCGFKCNSSLLRWVNSHGRSSRAAMDRAQKLVFISANSKFERRDFSNDEERDAELLTMANGEDVDILIDTSSV; encoded by the coding sequence ATGTCGACGACGACGAACGCAGCTCAATCGCAGTCGCCACAACCGTCATCAGAAGAATTAGCGTCGAAAGCGTTACAGAAGCGTTACGAAGGATTAATGACGGTGAGAACAAAAGCAATAAAAGGCAAAGGCGCGTGGTACTGGACTCATCTCGAACCGATCTTACTACACAACACCGACACTAACCTCCCCAAAGCCGTCAAGCTCCGTTGCTCCTTATGCGACGCCGTTTTCTCCGCCTCTAACCCTTCCCGCACCGCCTCCGAGCATCTCAAACGCGGGACTTGCCCCAATTTCAACTCTTTGCCCAAACCCATCTCCACcatctctcctcctcctccgccgccgccTCCGCCGCCGTCTAGTCGGAAACGCAACTCCTCCGGTGGAAGCTCCGTCGAAGCTCCTTCGCCGTTAAATCATCTTCCTCCGGGGTCTTACCACGTGACGCCTCTCACCGTCGTTGATCCGGCGAGGTACTGCGGCAGAGAGTTGCACTTTCCGGCGGCTCAGGGGCATTTGATGCTTTCCGGTGGAAAAGACGATCTGGGTCCTTTGGCTATGCTTGAGAACAGTGTGAAGAAGCTCAAGAGTCCCACGCAGACGCAGAAGCTAAGCAGAGCTCAGATAGACTCGGCGCTTGCCTCTCTCTCCGACTGGGTGTTCGAGTCTTGCGGTTCTGTTTCTCTCTCTGGTCTCGAGCATCCGAAGCTGAGAGCTTTTTTAACGCAAGTCGGGTTACCGATCGTCTCACGGAGAGAGTTCGTCGCCGGAAGATTGGATATGAAGTACGAGGGTTCGAGAGCTGAGGCTGAGTCGAGACTCGGCGACGCAATGTTCTTCCAACTCGCTTCCGACGGGTGGAAGTTCGAAAGCTCCGGCGAGAATCTCGTGAGCTTGATGGTGAACTTACCCAACGGGACGAGTCTGTACAGACGAGCTCTGTTTGTTAACGGAGCTGTTCCGTCTAACTACGCTGAGGAAGTTATGTGGGAGACGGTGAGGGGTATTTGCGGTAATTCACCTCAGAGGTGTGTTGGCATTGTTTCGGATAGGTTTATGAGTAAAGCGTTGAGGAATCTCGAGAGCCAGCACCAGTGGATGGTGAATCTCTCTTGTCAGTTTCAAGGGTTCAACAGTTTGATTAAAGATTTAATTAAAGAGCTTCCTTTGTTCAAATCCGTCTCTCAAAGCTGCTCGAAGCTCGTCGGTTTCGTGAACAGCACGGCGCAGATGAGAGACTTGCTGTGTAAGTATCAGTTGCAAGAGCAAGGAGAATCTAGACTGCTGTTTTTCCCTTTGGAATGTTCGTTGTATAGTCTCCTTGAGGACGTGCTTAACTCGGCTAGAGCGATTCAGTTGCTGACGCAAGATGATGCGTGTAAGGTTGTTCTAATGGAGGGTCATTCGGCTAGGGAGGTAGCTGAAATGGTTGGGGATGTCGGGTTTTGGAACGAGGTAGAGGCGGTTTATTCGCTGTTGAAGCTCGTTAAAGAGATGGCTCGACGAATAGAGGAAGAGAGGCCTTTGATAGGGCAGTGTTTACCCCTTTGGGAGGAGCTAAGATCAAAGATAAAAGATTGGTACGTTAAGTTCAATGTAGCTGAAGAGAATCAAGTTGAGAAGCTAGTTGAGAGAAGATTCAAGAAGTGTTATCACCCGGCTTGGGCTGCGGCGTTTATACTTGACCCACTTTACTTGATAAGAGACAGCAGCGGGAAGTATCTCCCTCCATTCAAGTGCTTGTCGCCGGAGCAAGAGAAAGATGTTGATAAGTTGATAGCTAGGCTTGTGTCTAGAGACGAGGCACATATTGCAATGATGGAGCTGATGAAATGGAGAACTGAAGGGCTTGATCCGGACTATGCAAGGGCTGTCCAAATGAAGGAGAGAGATCCCGTTTCAGGGAAGATGAGGATAGCTAATCCACAAAGCAGTAGACTTGTTTGGGAAACTTATCTTAGTGAGTTCAGGTCATTGGGGAGAGTTGCTGTTAGGCTTATTTTCCTTCATGCTACTTCTTGTGGGTTCAAATGCAACTCCTCTCTTTTGAGATGGGTAAACTCTCATGGGAGATCATCGCGTGCAGCCATGGATAGGGCACAAAAGCTAGTTTTTATATCAGCCAATTCGAAGTTCGAAAGGCGAGATTTCTCCAATGATGAAGAGAGGGATGCTGAGCTTCTCACTATGGCTAATGGTGAAGATGTTGATATTCTCATTGACACATCCTCGGTGTGA